A window of Myxococcales bacterium contains these coding sequences:
- a CDS encoding AI-2E family transporter, with protein sequence MLVALGAGLVLVLWPISTPVVMAAWGAGLLRPLMARMGRLTGGRRRAAGGLVTALTLAVVVPMGLAVWALGRGVVDLGRKIAESPSARAALVAVAEDGSNESPIVALESPRKILELVQEHGAQAFKMASGIVGAAGAAALGVFVFLYALYTLLVDGREQTRWLVAHAPLEVAVSVRFVRAFHETGRGLFVGVGLTGLAQGGVATVAYLALGVPRALVLGLLTCLVSVIPSVGTALVWGPVALGLALSGRNVSALVLVAIGVVVIGSVDNVLRPVFVRLGRLSLSSFVLLLAMLGGVSALGPVGLFFGPLVVRLAVEALALYREAAAATRREARTASIENRTPDCRNG encoded by the coding sequence GTGTTGGTGGCGCTTGGGGCCGGGCTCGTTCTGGTCTTGTGGCCGATCTCGACGCCCGTGGTGATGGCGGCGTGGGGGGCGGGGCTCTTGCGGCCTTTGATGGCTCGGATGGGGCGGCTCACGGGGGGGCGGAGGAGGGCGGCGGGGGGGCTCGTGACCGCGCTCACGCTCGCGGTCGTCGTGCCGATGGGGCTCGCGGTGTGGGCGCTGGGGCGGGGGGTCGTCGACCTGGGGCGTAAGATCGCAGAGTCTCCGTCGGCGCGGGCCGCGCTCGTCGCCGTCGCCGAGGATGGCTCGAACGAGAGCCCCATCGTCGCCCTCGAGTCTCCTCGCAAGATCCTCGAGCTCGTCCAAGAGCACGGCGCTCAGGCCTTCAAAATGGCCTCGGGGATCGTCGGCGCCGCCGGGGCCGCCGCCTTGGGCGTCTTCGTCTTTTTATATGCACTCTACACGCTTTTGGTCGATGGGCGTGAGCAGACCCGGTGGCTCGTGGCGCACGCGCCGCTCGAGGTGGCGGTGTCCGTGCGCTTCGTTCGAGCCTTCCACGAGACCGGGCGCGGCCTCTTCGTCGGGGTCGGGCTCACGGGGCTCGCGCAGGGCGGTGTGGCCACCGTCGCGTACCTCGCGCTCGGCGTCCCTCGTGCGCTCGTCCTCGGCCTCCTCACGTGCCTCGTGTCGGTCATCCCGTCGGTCGGCACGGCGCTCGTGTGGGGGCCCGTCGCGCTCGGCCTCGCGCTCTCGGGCAGGAACGTCTCGGCGCTCGTGCTCGTCGCCATCGGCGTCGTCGTCATCGGCTCCGTCGACAACGTCCTCCGGCCCGTGTTCGTGCGCCTCGGCAGGCTCTCCCTCTCGTCGTTCGTGCTCCTCCTCGCGATGCTCGGCGGTGTCTCCGCGCTCGGCCCGGTGGGGCTCTTCTTCGGGCCCCTCGTCGTGCGGCTCGCCGTCGAAGCGCTCGCTCTCTACCGCGAAGCCGCCGCGGCGACCCGCCGGGAAGCTCGGACTGCCTCGATCGAAAACAGGACTCCCGATTGCCGAAATGGCTGA
- a CDS encoding SMI1/KNR4 family protein: MFKRRKLECAFGKAPAPLVDDLKKKLKVPPRYRAFLLAANPVRVETATPVEKIRLLPAEELEQAQTSEKAGDWKASWVIVGESALLGDPYFLDVSKPDPEGDCPVYTAMSGQDKWVPTLAASSFAQFLRILATGMEIATGFGDAIMDDEDEENFREAMSPKVKVIDAAALRAGHWT; the protein is encoded by the coding sequence ATCTTCAAGCGTCGCAAGCTCGAGTGTGCGTTCGGGAAGGCTCCTGCGCCGCTCGTCGACGATCTGAAGAAGAAGCTGAAGGTGCCCCCCCGGTACCGTGCTTTCCTCCTCGCGGCGAACCCGGTGCGCGTCGAGACGGCCACCCCCGTCGAGAAGATTCGTCTTCTGCCCGCCGAGGAGCTCGAGCAGGCGCAAACGTCGGAAAAAGCAGGCGATTGGAAGGCCTCGTGGGTCATCGTGGGCGAGAGCGCCCTGCTCGGCGACCCGTACTTCCTCGACGTCTCCAAGCCCGATCCCGAGGGCGACTGCCCCGTCTACACGGCCATGAGCGGGCAAGACAAGTGGGTGCCCACGCTGGCTGCCTCGAGCTTCGCTCAGTTTTTGCGGATCCTGGCCACCGGCATGGAGATCGCGACCGGCTTCGGCGACGCCATCATGGACGACGAGGACGAAGAGAACTTCCGCGAGGCCATGAGCCCCAAGGTGAAGGTCATCGATGCGGCGGCGCTGCGAGCCGGCCACTGGACGTGA
- a CDS encoding 3-hydroxyacyl-CoA dehydrogenase family protein yields MTTKTVAVLGTGTMGRGIAQVCASKGHMTRLADVDEARAKAALSEIAGTLEKLVQKGKITGDQRHATLSNLSVAPTAKIACEGAEVVVEAVFENMAVKVDLLSSVLPVAEKYAVVASNTSSLSITELGTKLGVAERTVGVHFFNPVPVMELVEVVRGLGTSEKTVDFAVAFAKELGKTPIVVNDVPGFATSRLGVILGAEAMRMLEQGVASAADIDRGMELGYRHPMGPLKLTDLVGLDVRLAILEHLQRELGEQFRPPALLRQMVRAGKLGKKTGEGFYRWENGEARPAR; encoded by the coding sequence ATGACCACGAAGACCGTCGCCGTGCTCGGGACCGGAACCATGGGCCGCGGCATCGCGCAGGTGTGCGCATCGAAGGGCCACATGACCCGCCTGGCCGACGTCGACGAGGCGCGGGCCAAGGCGGCCTTGAGCGAGATCGCGGGGACGCTCGAGAAGCTCGTCCAAAAGGGGAAAATCACGGGCGATCAGCGCCACGCGACCCTCTCGAACCTCTCGGTCGCGCCCACGGCGAAGATCGCGTGCGAAGGCGCCGAGGTGGTCGTCGAGGCCGTGTTCGAGAACATGGCGGTCAAGGTGGACCTGCTCTCGTCGGTGCTCCCGGTGGCCGAGAAATACGCGGTCGTCGCGAGCAACACGTCGTCGCTCTCGATCACGGAGCTCGGCACCAAGCTCGGTGTCGCCGAGCGCACCGTGGGGGTGCACTTCTTCAATCCGGTGCCCGTGATGGAGCTCGTCGAGGTGGTGCGCGGCCTCGGCACGTCGGAAAAAACCGTCGATTTCGCGGTCGCGTTCGCCAAAGAGCTCGGCAAGACGCCCATCGTCGTGAACGACGTGCCCGGCTTCGCGACGAGCCGGCTCGGGGTCATCTTGGGGGCCGAGGCGATGCGGATGCTCGAGCAGGGCGTCGCGAGCGCGGCGGACATCGATCGCGGGATGGAGCTCGGCTACCGCCACCCCATGGGCCCGCTGAAGCTCACCGATCTCGTGGGGCTCGACGTACGCCTCGCCATCCTCGAGCACCTCCAGCGCGAGCTCGGCGAACAGTTCCGCCCGCCCGCGCTCCTTCGGCAGATGGTGCGCGCGGGCAAGCTCGGGAAGAAGACGGGCGAGGGGTTCTACCGCTGGGAGAACGGCGAGGCTCGCCCCGCCCGCTGA